The Eubacteriaceae bacterium Marseille-Q4139 genome has a window encoding:
- a CDS encoding DUF134 domain-containing protein, whose protein sequence is MARPPRCRRVCKEPACETFFPDGIPGGTVMMGLDEYETIRLIDYEEMTHEQCAAQMNVSRTTVTEIYERARRKLADCIVNGKCLQISGGHYRLWGGTQRPAGEIHIEKKGEKEMRVAVTYENGQIFQHFGHTEQFKLYDVENGQIVREQVVDTNGSGHGALAGFLTEYQVEVLICGGIGGGAQNALAQAGIRLYGGVSGSADEAVKALAAGKLDYNPDVQCSHHDHGHDHSCGDHVCGSHGCHHEA, encoded by the coding sequence ATGGCAAGACCGCCAAGATGCAGACGGGTCTGCAAAGAACCGGCCTGTGAGACATTTTTCCCCGACGGGATCCCCGGCGGGACGGTGATGATGGGGCTGGACGAATATGAGACAATCCGCCTGATTGATTACGAAGAAATGACCCACGAACAATGCGCCGCCCAGATGAATGTTTCCAGAACGACGGTGACGGAAATCTATGAGCGGGCCAGGCGAAAGCTGGCGGACTGCATCGTCAACGGAAAGTGCCTTCAGATTTCCGGCGGGCATTACCGGCTTTGGGGCGGCACACAGCGGCCGGCCGGTGAAATTCATATCGAGAAAAAAGGAGAAAAGGAAATGAGAGTAGCAGTTACCTATGAAAACGGACAGATTTTCCAGCATTTTGGACACACCGAGCAGTTTAAGCTTTACGATGTGGAAAACGGGCAGATTGTCCGGGAACAGGTTGTGGACACCAACGGGAGCGGACACGGCGCTCTGGCCGGCTTTTTAACAGAGTACCAGGTTGAAGTCCTGATCTGCGGCGGAATCGGCGGTGGTGCCCAGAATGCACTGGCGCAGGCGGGGATCCGGCTGTACGGCGGTGTCTCCGGGAGTGCCGACGAGGCCGTGAAAGCCCTTGCGGCGGGAAAACTGGACTATAATCCCGATGTTCAGTGCAGCCATCATGACCACGGCCATGACCATAGCTGCGGTGATCATGTCTGCGGCAGCCATGGCTGCCATCATGAAGCGTAA
- a CDS encoding DNA repair protein, which produces MEERSYLCIDLKSFYASVECLERGLDPLTTNLVVADPERTEKTICLAVSPAMRRLGVPGRCRVFEIPADIPYIMAPPRMQLYIDYSAEIYSIYLKYIAKEDIHVYSIDEIIADATEYLGMYRMTARELGMTIMEDIRQNTGITASCGIGTNMYLAKVALDITAKHTPDRIGILDVDSYRRTLWDHKPITDFWRIGKGIAGRLEQCGISTMGQLAHADEDMLYRMFGVDAELMIDHAWGEETARMEDIKAYKSRTNSICGGQVLGCDADYEGGRLLVKEMADMMSLELVEKGLVTDSLTLHVGYNSRLAAKPAHGTIHMTVTTSSAKKLMEYAGRLYDRIIDRELPIHRITLTFNNVVDEEFRQYDMFTDPAELERENRLQKAMLDIKEKFGKNAILKGMNLQEGATARERNRQIGGHKSGE; this is translated from the coding sequence ATGGAAGAAAGAAGCTATCTCTGCATTGACCTGAAAAGCTTTTATGCCTCCGTGGAGTGCCTTGAACGGGGGCTTGACCCGCTGACGACAAATCTTGTGGTTGCCGACCCGGAGCGGACGGAAAAGACAATCTGCCTTGCCGTCTCCCCGGCCATGAGGCGTCTTGGAGTGCCCGGGCGCTGCCGTGTCTTTGAAATTCCGGCGGATATCCCGTACATTATGGCGCCGCCCCGGATGCAGCTCTATATCGACTATTCTGCCGAAATTTACAGTATCTACTTAAAATATATCGCAAAAGAAGACATCCATGTGTACAGCATCGACGAGATCATTGCCGATGCGACGGAGTATCTGGGAATGTACCGCATGACGGCGCGGGAACTTGGTATGACGATCATGGAAGACATCCGTCAAAACACCGGAATTACCGCAAGCTGCGGGATTGGAACGAATATGTATCTGGCGAAGGTGGCCCTGGATATTACGGCAAAGCATACGCCGGACAGAATCGGGATCCTGGATGTGGATTCCTACCGCAGGACGCTCTGGGACCATAAGCCGATTACGGATTTCTGGCGGATCGGAAAGGGGATTGCAGGCCGCCTGGAACAGTGCGGCATTTCTACAATGGGACAGCTTGCCCATGCAGACGAGGATATGCTGTACCGCATGTTCGGTGTGGATGCGGAGCTGATGATTGACCATGCCTGGGGAGAGGAAACGGCGCGGATGGAAGACATCAAGGCCTATAAGTCCAGGACAAACTCGATCTGCGGCGGTCAGGTTTTGGGATGCGATGCCGATTATGAGGGCGGGCGGCTCCTTGTGAAGGAAATGGCTGATATGATGAGCTTGGAGCTGGTGGAAAAGGGGCTGGTGACGGATTCCCTGACGCTCCATGTCGGCTACAACAGCCGCCTGGCGGCAAAACCGGCCCATGGAACCATCCATATGACGGTGACAACCAGCTCTGCGAAGAAGCTGATGGAGTACGCCGGCCGGCTGTACGACAGGATCATTGACAGGGAGCTCCCGATTCACCGGATTACGCTGACCTTTAATAACGTGGTGGATGAGGAATTCCGCCAGTACGACATGTTTACGGATCCGGCGGAACTGGAGCGGGAGAACCGCCTCCAGAAGGCCATGCTTGATATTAAGGAAAAGTTTGGAAAAAATGCAATCTTAAAAGGCATGAATCTCCAGGAGGGCGCGACGGCCAGGGAAAGGAACCGGCAGATCGGAGGGCATAAAAGTGGTGAGTGA
- a CDS encoding uracil-DNA glycosylase, whose protein sequence is MAAISNDWLEPIQGEFRKPYYKKLYETVKHEYETRAVYPAPDDIFNAFAFTPLSKVKAVILGQDPYHEPGQAHGLCFSVKPDVQIPPSLVNIYQELHEDCGCYIPNNGYLKKWADQGVLLLNTVLTVRAHAAHSHKDIGWETFTDAAIRILNEQDRPMVFILWGKPAQSKKVMLTNPKHLILEAPHPSPLSAYRGFFGSRPFSKTNKYLKENGLEPIDWQIENIG, encoded by the coding sequence ATGGCAGCGATCAGCAACGACTGGCTGGAACCCATACAGGGGGAATTCCGGAAGCCATATTATAAGAAACTGTACGAAACGGTAAAGCACGAATACGAAACGAGGGCCGTTTATCCGGCGCCGGATGATATTTTCAATGCCTTTGCGTTTACGCCCCTTTCCAAGGTAAAGGCAGTTATCCTGGGACAGGACCCGTACCATGAGCCGGGACAGGCGCACGGCCTCTGCTTTTCTGTCAAACCGGATGTGCAGATTCCGCCGTCCCTGGTAAATATCTACCAGGAACTCCACGAGGACTGCGGCTGCTATATTCCCAACAACGGCTACCTGAAAAAATGGGCGGATCAGGGAGTCCTCCTTTTAAATACGGTTCTCACGGTGCGCGCCCATGCGGCCCATTCCCATAAGGATATCGGATGGGAGACATTTACGGACGCGGCGATCCGGATTTTGAACGAGCAGGACAGACCCATGGTGTTTATCCTTTGGGGAAAGCCGGCGCAGAGCAAGAAGGTGATGCTGACGAATCCGAAGCACCTGATCCTGGAAGCGCCGCACCCAAGCCCGCTGTCCGCTTACCGCGGCTTCTTCGGAAGCAGGCCCTTCAGCAAGACGAACAAATATCTGAAGGAAAACGGCCTGGAGCCCATCGACTGGCAGATTGAGAATATCGGATAA
- a CDS encoding haloacid dehalogenase-like hydrolase translates to MEYERRHKEAHPVLAICYDFDKTLSPDDMQAQGYIQSMGYDVSQFWSESNQMAVDNDMDNNLAYMYKMVQESEGKIIFNREKLAEYGSHVKLYRGAAEWFERIRAYGRERDVIVEHYIISSGLKEMIEGTDIAKSGAFEKIYASSFYYNERGVAKWPAQVINYTSKTQFLFRIEKGVLDINDPGVNEYFPPDKMRVPFRNIVYIGDSDTDIPCMKLVNAYGGHSIGVYDPDTRDKKKVFKMLRDNRIRYFVPADYSEGTELDGLVKSIIDKTAAYEVLENQHFKNLNEASAARGET, encoded by the coding sequence ATGGAATACGAGCGCAGGCACAAGGAAGCGCATCCGGTTTTGGCGATTTGCTATGATTTTGACAAGACCCTGTCGCCCGATGACATGCAGGCACAGGGCTACATTCAATCTATGGGCTATGACGTGAGCCAGTTCTGGAGCGAATCCAACCAGATGGCTGTGGACAATGATATGGACAACAATCTGGCTTACATGTATAAAATGGTGCAGGAATCGGAAGGGAAAATTATTTTCAACAGAGAAAAGCTGGCGGAATACGGCTCTCATGTCAAGCTGTACCGCGGCGCTGCGGAATGGTTTGAGCGGATCCGCGCCTACGGGCGGGAGCGGGACGTGATCGTCGAGCACTATATTATTTCCTCAGGACTCAAAGAGATGATCGAGGGGACGGACATTGCAAAGAGCGGCGCCTTTGAAAAAATCTATGCCAGTTCCTTCTATTATAATGAGCGCGGCGTGGCGAAGTGGCCGGCCCAGGTGATCAACTACACGAGCAAGACCCAGTTTTTGTTCCGCATTGAAAAAGGCGTGCTGGACATCAACGATCCCGGCGTCAACGAATATTTTCCGCCGGATAAGATGCGGGTGCCGTTCCGGAACATTGTGTACATAGGCGACAGTGACACGGATATCCCGTGCATGAAGCTGGTAAACGCATACGGCGGCCATTCCATCGGCGTCTATGACCCGGATACCAGGGATAAGAAAAAAGTGTTCAAGATGCTGCGGGACAACAGGATCCGTTATTTTGTCCCGGCCGACTACTCGGAAGGCACGGAATTAGACGGCCTCGTGAAATCCATCATCGACAAGACGGCCGCCTATGAGGTGCTGGAGAACCAGCATTTTAAGAATCTGAATGAGGCAAGCGCCGCGAGGGGAGAAACGTAA
- a CDS encoding GNAT family N-acetyltransferase has product MEISVRKAGDDDLDRVEALYNELNDYLAVHDNGPRWRREVYPLRSHAEEGLASKSLYVAESGGRLAGSVILLQEQGEVYRQVRWQTDFDVPVAVVHILAVHPDFFGQGVGKALLDFAAGWGRRHGKKAIRLDTYEENFPAIRLYEKCGFKRMGRIDLGLEEIYGLKWYYVFEKLIV; this is encoded by the coding sequence ATGGAAATTTCTGTACGCAAGGCCGGAGATGACGACCTGGACCGGGTGGAGGCGCTTTATAATGAGTTAAATGACTACCTGGCCGTCCACGATAACGGCCCGCGGTGGCGGCGGGAGGTGTATCCGCTCCGTTCCCATGCCGAAGAAGGGCTGGCGTCAAAGAGCCTGTATGTGGCGGAATCCGGCGGGAGGCTGGCCGGCTCTGTGATTTTACTCCAGGAACAGGGGGAGGTTTACCGTCAGGTGCGCTGGCAGACAGATTTTGATGTGCCGGTGGCGGTGGTTCATATTCTGGCGGTGCATCCGGATTTTTTCGGGCAGGGTGTCGGAAAGGCACTTCTGGACTTTGCGGCCGGCTGGGGGCGGCGGCATGGAAAGAAGGCCATCCGGCTGGACACGTATGAGGAAAACTTCCCGGCCATCCGCCTGTATGAAAAATGCGGTTTTAAACGCATGGGCCGGATTGATTTGGGGCTGGAGGAGATCTACGGTCTCAAATGGTATTATGTCTTTGAAAAACTGATTGTGTGA
- a CDS encoding glycosyltransferase family 2 protein, translating into MKLIQFTEWFNLAIAVILTAAYFYQLVYLVIGLVHGRRTRKEHAPSRFHRFAAIIPARNEEAVIGELVRNLKNQNYPKGLLDVYVIADNCTDETARIAREAGARVYERENQTQRGKGYALDYFFHHLSMDGRDDYDGYFVFDADNLIDPDFTAEMNKTFDTGKYDVLTCYRNSKNFGSNWISAGYSIWFLREARLLNLPRMLLGTNCHISGTGFLVSGRVIRENRGWPFYLLTEDIQFSVDSAIKGYRIGYCGKAVVYDEQPTTFRQSWDQRLRWSKGFYQVDAKYSLALLKNCLRFDRQGWSCYDMFMTVAPGMLLTLLTIAFNGFLCLVCLTQPPHIAARILDMSFGFIFAAVWKFYAGLFVYGLITVLCEWRQIQAPAWKKLVYLFTFPLFMFTYIPISLSALVRRVEWKPIYHSAATGMMKL; encoded by the coding sequence ATGAAACTGATTCAATTTACAGAGTGGTTTAACCTGGCGATTGCAGTCATCCTGACTGCCGCCTACTTTTACCAGCTCGTCTATCTGGTGATCGGGCTGGTGCACGGAAGAAGAACCAGGAAGGAACACGCGCCTTCCCGCTTCCATCGGTTCGCCGCCATTATTCCAGCAAGGAATGAGGAGGCCGTCATCGGCGAACTTGTCCGGAACCTGAAAAACCAGAATTACCCGAAGGGGCTTCTGGATGTCTATGTCATCGCAGACAACTGCACAGATGAGACGGCCAGGATCGCCAGAGAGGCCGGCGCCAGAGTCTATGAGCGCGAGAACCAGACACAGCGCGGCAAAGGCTATGCGCTGGATTATTTTTTCCACCATCTGAGCATGGACGGGCGCGATGACTACGACGGCTACTTTGTCTTCGACGCCGACAACCTGATTGACCCGGATTTCACGGCCGAAATGAATAAGACCTTCGATACCGGCAAATACGATGTCCTGACCTGCTACCGCAATTCCAAGAATTTCGGCAGCAACTGGATCTCCGCCGGATATTCCATCTGGTTCCTCCGGGAGGCCAGGCTTTTGAACCTCCCGCGGATGCTTCTCGGAACCAACTGCCACATTTCCGGCACCGGCTTCCTTGTTTCCGGACGCGTGATCCGGGAAAACCGCGGCTGGCCCTTTTATCTTCTCACGGAGGACATCCAGTTTTCCGTGGACAGTGCCATCAAGGGCTACCGAATCGGATACTGCGGTAAAGCTGTGGTCTACGACGAACAGCCCACCACCTTCCGCCAGTCCTGGGATCAAAGGCTGCGGTGGTCCAAGGGCTTTTATCAGGTGGATGCCAAGTACAGCCTGGCACTTTTAAAAAACTGCCTGCGCTTTGACCGCCAGGGCTGGTCCTGCTATGACATGTTCATGACGGTGGCTCCCGGAATGCTGCTGACGCTTTTAACCATTGCCTTCAACGGCTTCCTCTGCCTTGTCTGCCTGACACAGCCGCCGCACATTGCCGCCAGGATCCTTGACATGTCCTTTGGCTTCATATTCGCGGCCGTATGGAAATTTTATGCCGGCCTTTTTGTCTACGGCCTCATTACCGTGCTCTGTGAATGGCGGCAGATTCAGGCGCCGGCGTGGAAAAAACTGGTTTACCTGTTTACTTTCCCGCTTTTCATGTTCACGTATATCCCGATTTCTCTGTCCGCCCTCGTCCGCAGGGTGGAATGGAAGCCGATCTATCACTCGGCTGCCACGGGAATGATGAAATTGTAA
- a CDS encoding YolD-like family protein, which yields MPGRPQMTREERAKQFMPFAALKGYPAALRKKEKIVVPKAELSEEQAGLLDRKLRCVEKNDMVSVIYFCREEYLKVTGMVSRMDQTARILKVVNTRIPFDDIYDIAVEKAGAEPRESSGG from the coding sequence GTGCCTGGACGGCCGCAGATGACGAGAGAGGAGCGGGCAAAGCAGTTTATGCCTTTTGCGGCGTTAAAGGGATATCCGGCAGCCCTGCGGAAAAAAGAGAAAATTGTCGTTCCCAAAGCAGAGCTTTCCGAGGAACAGGCAGGCCTTTTGGACAGGAAGCTGCGCTGTGTGGAAAAAAATGATATGGTGTCGGTGATCTATTTCTGCCGGGAAGAGTATCTGAAGGTGACGGGAATGGTATCCCGCATGGATCAGACGGCCAGGATTTTAAAAGTCGTCAATACCAGGATCCCGTTTGACGATATTTACGATATTGCCGTGGAAAAAGCAGGCGCAGAGCCGAGAGAATCTTCGGGAGGCTGA
- a CDS encoding AAA family ATPase has protein sequence MKYLKSFCFVRQEQEFNFFMGIRRTCYDSYYPFQVLSRIGFARIDFEPVTILYGGNGTGKSTALNVIAEKLNLKRDAPYNRSNFFEDYADLCEYETCSVIPKESRIITSDDVFDYMLDMRALNEGIDRKREEVFEEYLDAKYSKFRFRSMEDYDRLKQVNLARRKTQSKYVRENLMDNVRERSNGESAFLYFSERIRENALYLLDEPENSLSAERQRELSRFIEDSARFFGCQFVISTHSPFMLSMKGAKIYDLDENPVDVKRWTELGNVREYFSFFKEHEKEFEK, from the coding sequence ATGAAATATCTGAAATCCTTCTGCTTTGTGAGGCAGGAGCAGGAATTTAATTTCTTTATGGGAATCCGGAGGACGTGTTACGACAGCTATTATCCGTTCCAGGTGCTTTCCAGGATTGGATTCGCGCGGATCGACTTCGAGCCGGTGACAATTTTATACGGCGGAAACGGCACGGGAAAAAGCACGGCTCTCAATGTTATCGCGGAAAAGCTGAACCTGAAGCGCGATGCGCCTTACAACCGCTCCAATTTTTTCGAGGATTATGCAGATCTGTGCGAGTACGAGACATGCTCTGTGATTCCAAAAGAAAGCCGGATTATCACAAGCGACGATGTGTTTGACTATATGCTGGATATGCGGGCCTTAAACGAAGGGATCGACCGGAAGCGGGAAGAAGTGTTTGAGGAGTACCTTGATGCAAAATATTCCAAATTTCGCTTCCGCTCCATGGAAGATTACGACCGGCTGAAGCAGGTGAACCTGGCGCGGCGGAAAACCCAGTCGAAATATGTCAGGGAGAACCTGATGGACAATGTGCGGGAGCGTTCCAACGGAGAGAGCGCGTTTCTTTACTTTTCAGAACGGATCAGGGAGAACGCCCTGTATCTGCTGGACGAGCCGGAAAACAGCCTGTCGGCAGAGCGGCAGAGGGAGCTATCCCGGTTTATCGAAGATTCGGCCAGATTCTTCGGCTGCCAGTTTGTGATTTCCACCCATTCTCCGTTTATGCTGTCAATGAAGGGAGCCAAAATCTATGACCTGGATGAGAATCCGGTGGATGTGAAGCGGTGGACAGAGCTTGGAAACGTGCGGGAATACTTCTCATTTTTTAAGGAACATGAAAAGGAATTTGAGAAATAA
- a CDS encoding HD domain-containing protein — protein MKKNEEVLAYLKKGNENLGVLGFTDHSKAHCTVVAERAELILRSLGYSEHDAELVKIAGFMHDMGNAVNRSRHAEYGALLADRILSGTDMPVEDRVTIVAAIGNHDESTGGAVDAISAALILADKTDVRRNRVRTKEKGSFDIHDRVNYAVTEAKLKVNAEKQVITLNLKIDEEICSMLEYFEIFLGRMLMCRRAAEMLGVKFKMTANGSKVV, from the coding sequence ATGAAAAAGAATGAAGAAGTTCTTGCATATTTAAAGAAAGGAAATGAAAACCTGGGAGTCCTGGGCTTTACCGATCATTCCAAGGCGCACTGCACCGTAGTGGCAGAGCGGGCGGAGCTGATTCTCCGGTCACTTGGATATTCGGAGCATGATGCAGAACTTGTAAAGATCGCCGGCTTTATGCACGATATGGGAAATGCCGTTAACAGGAGCCGCCATGCGGAATACGGCGCACTTTTAGCAGACAGGATTTTATCCGGGACGGATATGCCCGTGGAGGACAGGGTAACAATCGTGGCGGCCATCGGCAATCACGATGAATCGACAGGAGGGGCAGTGGATGCCATTTCCGCGGCGTTAATTCTGGCTGATAAAACAGATGTGCGAAGGAACCGGGTGCGTACCAAGGAAAAAGGCAGCTTTGATATCCACGACCGGGTCAATTACGCCGTGACAGAGGCGAAGCTGAAGGTCAATGCGGAAAAGCAGGTGATTACGTTGAACCTGAAAATTGACGAGGAAATCTGTTCCATGCTGGAGTATTTTGAAATTTTCCTGGGACGGATGCTGATGTGCCGGAGAGCGGCAGAAATGTTGGGCGTCAAATTTAAGATGACGGCAAACGGAAGCAAGGTCGTCTAA